One Bythopirellula goksoeyrii genomic window, TCCTGACAAATCAAAGTAGAATTCTCGATCCAACACTTTGCGAATTGCAAGAATTTCCGACTTCGACTCTTCACTCCTGCAGGCGACTCGCTACACTTGAAGTATTACTGCTAGGTCTCTTCTTTTTTCCAATTCATCCCAAAGCTAATCAGGACTGGTCCGAAGCAACAGCTTCTGACGAGGACTGGTTATTGCAGTCGCCACCTCGGTAAATCGGACTGCGACTTTGGTGATGAAAATGAATGAAAGGAAGAATAAGCAAAATCGATTGAAGGTCTTGAGAACTCATGATCCAAAATCACTGTTCACTTACGACAACTTTACTCCGGAGGAAATTCTCGACAGACTGGGAAGACCACGGTACCTACTGAGCAGCAGCTCGAAAGTGGAGAAGTCACAAACGAGGAGAGTGCTTTCACGCATACTCTATCTGACTAGTGGCCTCTACTGCCCGAACGCAAGTCCGGGCTGTTTGAGCACCTGCCTCGGATTTACGAGCGGGCGGATGGGATCTGATCAGGCAACCAGTGCACGTGATCGTCGTTCAGCACTTTACGCTGCTGACAACGATGCGTTTATGGCGTTGCTTCGGCAAGATCTCCATCAGCTCTGCTATGATGCCGAGACTCAAGGAATGCTGCCAGTGGTTCGTTTGAACGGCACGGGAGATCTCGCTTGGGAAAAAAGGCACCCGAATGTATTTCGGGAATTTCCAAATGTGCAGTTCTACGATTACACCAAGCATCCCGGAAGGATGAAAAAGTTCCTGAGTGGAAGGCTTGATGGTGAGCCGTGGCCTGGCAACTACGATCTGACGTTTTCTGCTCACGAGCTGAATATCCATTGGATAACTCCTCTGCTTGAACTATCAGGAAACGTCGCTGTAGTCTTTTGGCCGGAGCTTCCCAAGACTTGGCTTGGTTACCGGGTGATTGATGGAGACAAAGACGACTTGAGGTATCTTGATCCATCACCGGCAATCGTGGGCCTACGGGCGAAAGGCGTTGCTCGCGAAGACCTGTCGGGATTTGTAGTAAGAACAGACTGGCCAACGGCTGGTTTGATGTTGAACAGAACAAATGCTGCCTAGCAAAACGCAGTGGGGACACCTTGGGTGTCCCCGCTGTTTTTTGTTGGTCGGCTTTCACGAATTATTGAGGCTTTCAGGGCTCTTGTAGCGAGATGCCAAATACGGAAAAGAGATAAGTACCCAACTATTTGCTTAAGTGTGAAATATCACAGGTCTTGATTAGGAACGCTCAGTAAACTTTCTGCCATCAAGGAGCACGACTCTTCCCAATGATAAATTCGTTGCGTTTTCCCAATCTGTGGTGAACTCAGCTTCTCCAGCAATGCTATTGAAGCCATGTTCTCTAATGTCATCTCTGATATGAATGCAGGCCTTCTCGAGTGAATCTGCCTCAACTTCTACCTCTCCGTGAGCTGGCACCTCAACTCGTACTGGGACTTTGTAAACGGTCATTTGACAATCTCCTTTGTGGTTATCCAACTGCAGGGTAGCGCAATGTCTCTGCCAATCGAATCATCGAAGTAAATTATGTATTTGACCGATGAAATCCGAACGAGGTAGTG contains:
- a CDS encoding GP88 family protein, which encodes MNERKNKQNRLKVLRTHDPKSLFTYDNFTPEEILDRLGRPRYLLSSSSKVEKSQTRRVLSRILYLTSGLYCPNASPGCLSTCLGFTSGRMGSDQATSARDRRSALYAADNDAFMALLRQDLHQLCYDAETQGMLPVVRLNGTGDLAWEKRHPNVFREFPNVQFYDYTKHPGRMKKFLSGRLDGEPWPGNYDLTFSAHELNIHWITPLLELSGNVAVVFWPELPKTWLGYRVIDGDKDDLRYLDPSPAIVGLRAKGVAREDLSGFVVRTDWPTAGLMLNRTNAA